In one Sphingobium indicum B90A genomic region, the following are encoded:
- a CDS encoding FUSC family protein — translation MSSAQSSPSWSSASLTIDARKLLFSLSSFLAAAVTLAIVFSASLPRPWWALLTVYVTAQPMAGAFRPKMLYRLAGIATGAIVTIAVVPNLQNAPELLVLCMASWTGFCIYLAVLDRTPRAFLFQMAAFSSAVISFPSVENPADIFNTTAGRVAEMTVAILSVSMVHAMLQPWSATPVIRDRAKSFLRHARRWAGDVLSGDNREQENEHRRALASDVTELGMIAIHLPFDHRAAPITQRRVIALQQQLANTIPLASAAANRLDLIEREHGLQPELSGLLVRTMDWLGSANSQTAHVRPLIDECERLARQAEDRRDWPSLLAASASVRLAQFLNAFATAQRLANRIGSPGRLKIRDEDEQSFRLARDHGVAVLAGAATAVAIMLYCAVWILLAWPSGSATAAFAALITCSFAAHDDPSPMIGRYLKATLKTFPLAAFYLFVVLPRVDGYEMLMITLAPALLWMGYIQADPRRSPEALPMFSCFIVAMGFLARFQADFYVFVNTGLAQLGGIVTTLAVTRLFRTASARWTLRRVMRANWTELAVLADIRRPFRPGDWTARSVDRLGQIAQRVVAAPPGDDLHAADSLADLRIGRNVIPVRKALSHVPHDLRHDLGLVLAGIADHYRARTRLSKIVPADVGLLVPIDRSIDGLLAHPLDEYRRQALRALVAMRCNLFPEAAAPVLTTGKTTTLHMVQGGRV, via the coding sequence ATGTCGTCTGCACAGTCATCGCCCTCCTGGTCGTCGGCCAGTCTGACCATCGATGCGCGCAAGCTGCTGTTCTCGCTTAGCAGCTTCCTTGCGGCGGCGGTCACGCTGGCGATCGTGTTCTCAGCCAGCTTGCCACGGCCTTGGTGGGCCTTGCTGACGGTCTATGTGACGGCACAGCCCATGGCGGGCGCATTCCGGCCCAAGATGCTATATCGCCTTGCCGGAATCGCAACCGGTGCCATCGTTACGATCGCAGTGGTTCCCAACCTCCAGAACGCACCGGAACTGCTGGTGTTGTGCATGGCGTCCTGGACGGGCTTTTGCATCTACCTTGCGGTGCTCGATCGGACGCCGCGCGCTTTCCTGTTTCAGATGGCAGCCTTTAGCTCGGCGGTAATCAGCTTTCCTTCCGTTGAAAATCCGGCCGATATATTCAACACCACTGCAGGGCGCGTCGCGGAAATGACGGTCGCGATCCTGAGCGTCTCGATGGTTCACGCGATGCTGCAACCGTGGAGCGCAACGCCTGTGATCCGCGATCGGGCCAAGTCCTTCTTGCGGCATGCGCGCCGCTGGGCGGGTGACGTGCTGAGCGGCGACAATCGCGAGCAGGAAAACGAGCACCGCCGTGCGCTGGCATCCGACGTCACCGAGTTGGGGATGATCGCGATCCACCTGCCGTTCGATCATCGCGCCGCGCCCATCACGCAGCGCCGCGTCATTGCGCTCCAGCAGCAGCTCGCCAACACTATCCCGCTCGCGTCGGCTGCCGCCAACCGGCTCGACCTGATCGAGCGCGAGCATGGCCTCCAGCCCGAACTCAGCGGACTGCTTGTCCGCACGATGGATTGGTTGGGATCGGCAAACAGTCAGACTGCACACGTTAGGCCGCTGATTGACGAGTGCGAGCGGCTGGCCAGGCAGGCAGAGGATCGCCGCGACTGGCCTTCGCTGCTAGCCGCCAGTGCCTCGGTTCGCCTTGCGCAGTTCCTGAATGCCTTCGCTACCGCACAGCGGCTTGCCAACCGCATCGGGTCGCCGGGTCGTCTGAAAATCAGGGATGAGGATGAGCAGTCGTTCCGGCTCGCGCGCGATCACGGTGTGGCCGTGCTGGCGGGAGCGGCCACGGCGGTGGCGATCATGCTCTATTGTGCGGTGTGGATCCTGTTGGCCTGGCCCAGTGGCTCCGCCACGGCCGCCTTTGCGGCGCTCATCACATGTTCCTTCGCGGCGCATGATGATCCCTCGCCGATGATCGGCCGATATCTTAAGGCGACGTTGAAGACCTTCCCTCTGGCCGCCTTTTACCTATTCGTCGTCCTCCCTCGAGTGGACGGCTACGAAATGCTGATGATCACGCTCGCCCCGGCGCTGCTGTGGATGGGCTATATCCAGGCCGATCCGCGCCGTTCGCCCGAAGCGTTGCCGATGTTCTCCTGCTTCATCGTGGCCATGGGTTTCCTTGCCCGGTTTCAGGCTGATTTTTATGTCTTCGTGAACACCGGCCTTGCTCAGTTGGGCGGCATCGTCACCACGCTGGCCGTGACGCGTCTGTTCCGCACTGCGAGTGCGCGCTGGACCCTGCGCCGCGTGATGCGCGCCAACTGGACTGAACTTGCGGTGTTGGCGGACATCCGGCGGCCGTTCCGTCCCGGAGACTGGACGGCACGCTCCGTTGACCGTCTTGGCCAGATCGCGCAGCGCGTCGTCGCGGCTCCTCCGGGCGATGACCTCCATGCTGCGGACAGTCTTGCTGATCTGCGGATTGGGCGGAACGTCATTCCGGTGCGTAAGGCCCTGTCCCATGTCCCACACGATCTTCGACACGACCTTGGTCTGGTGCTGGCGGGCATCGCTGATCACTATCGCGCGCGCACTCGACTTTCCAAGATCGTACCGGCCGACGTGGGGCTATTGGTGCCGATCGACCGGTCGATCGACGGTCTGCTTGCCCACCCGCTCGACGAATACCGCAGGCAGGCGCTGCGCGCGCTCGTGGCGATGCGTTGCAACCTGTTCCCCGAAGCCGCTGCTCCGGTCCTGACCACCGGCAAAACCACCACTCTGCATATGGTGCAAGGAGGCCGCGTGTGA
- a CDS encoding very short patch repair endonuclease — protein sequence MARTTDEIDPERSARMRLIRGRDTKPELRVRRALHAAGLRYRLQAKDLPGRPDIVFRKRKVAIFVHGCFWHQHPDPACKLARMPKSRQEFWEPKLRGNRSRDEAVKAKLEAGGWRVFEIWECQLGAEPLDMIITEIQAALRRPGKTG from the coding sequence GTGGCGCGGACGACTGACGAAATCGACCCGGAGCGCAGCGCGCGCATGCGTCTCATCCGGGGACGCGACACCAAGCCTGAGTTGCGGGTGCGACGCGCGCTACACGCGGCTGGCCTGCGCTACCGCCTCCAGGCCAAGGACCTGCCCGGCAGACCGGACATCGTGTTCCGCAAGCGCAAGGTCGCGATATTCGTGCACGGGTGCTTTTGGCATCAGCATCCAGATCCGGCGTGCAAGCTGGCGCGCATGCCGAAGTCGAGGCAGGAGTTCTGGGAACCAAAGTTGCGGGGAAATAGGTCGCGCGACGAGGCGGTTAAGGCTAAGCTTGAGGCGGGGGGATGGCGAGTGTTCGAGATTTGGGAATGCCAACTCGGCGCTGAGCCTCTCGACATGATCATCACGGAAATCCAGGCCGCGCTGCGGCGGCCAGGAAAAACTGGGTAG
- a CDS encoding efflux transporter outer membrane subunit has product MVRQAMRRLTLSALGAVLLVGCTRVGPDYKGPNSAVLKSPAAQGKFVGAAGLPVDTDALPQNWWRLYDDPLLDRLVGEALAANTDLRVAAANLERTEVAIHEAKDAYGPEVETEVAAERRQFSTQSYLRETPIPPLTVGSVGGRVAYQLDLFGQLKRLVEAAEADAEASRAVRDAVRVTVVANVVRAYVEACTAGEELAVTRSVVNIQDKIAGVQRRLGRAGRIARTDAFRADARTEDDRAALPVFEARRKTALYHLAVLTGRPPAEFPTEVATCAEPPHLTRPVPVGDGASLLQRRPDVREAERDLAAATARIGVAIGELYPRISLGAGLGSTGILSDLGTSPANHWSLGPLISWTLPTPAVRSRIHQANARADASLAHFDGIVLNALREVETSLTTYGRDLDRHARLELARNMAVKARDDAQILYSAGRTPLLDLLDAQRAAAEAEVVLAASKARIADDQVSLFLALGGGWEQGES; this is encoded by the coding sequence ATGGTAAGACAAGCGATGAGGCGCCTGACGCTCTCCGCCCTCGGCGCGGTGCTGCTGGTGGGCTGCACCAGGGTTGGACCGGATTATAAGGGTCCCAACAGTGCGGTGCTCAAATCCCCTGCCGCCCAGGGCAAATTCGTCGGCGCTGCCGGCCTTCCCGTCGATACCGACGCGCTTCCTCAGAATTGGTGGAGACTGTATGACGACCCGCTTCTCGACCGGCTTGTCGGCGAGGCCTTGGCCGCCAACACCGACCTTCGGGTCGCCGCTGCCAACCTCGAGCGCACCGAAGTCGCAATCCACGAGGCAAAGGACGCATATGGCCCGGAGGTAGAGACTGAAGTAGCCGCAGAACGAAGGCAGTTCTCCACCCAGTCCTATCTGCGCGAGACACCGATCCCCCCGTTGACTGTCGGCAGCGTCGGAGGCCGTGTCGCCTATCAGCTTGACCTGTTCGGCCAGTTGAAGCGACTGGTCGAGGCTGCCGAGGCCGATGCGGAAGCCAGCCGCGCCGTTCGCGACGCTGTGCGCGTGACCGTCGTCGCCAACGTGGTGCGCGCGTATGTGGAAGCCTGCACCGCCGGAGAGGAACTGGCCGTTACCCGTTCGGTCGTCAACATCCAGGACAAAATCGCCGGCGTCCAACGTCGCCTTGGACGTGCGGGACGGATCGCGCGAACCGACGCCTTCCGCGCTGATGCCCGGACGGAAGACGATCGCGCCGCTCTGCCGGTGTTCGAAGCACGACGAAAGACCGCCCTGTATCACCTCGCCGTGCTTACCGGCCGCCCGCCGGCGGAATTCCCAACCGAAGTCGCCACTTGCGCTGAACCTCCTCACCTGACGCGCCCTGTGCCCGTCGGAGACGGAGCCAGCCTGTTGCAGCGGCGTCCCGACGTGCGCGAGGCGGAGCGCGATCTGGCCGCTGCCACGGCGCGGATCGGCGTAGCGATCGGCGAGCTCTATCCGCGCATCAGCCTGGGTGCAGGCTTGGGCTCAACCGGCATTCTATCCGACCTCGGCACAAGCCCTGCCAACCATTGGAGCCTGGGTCCCCTCATTTCCTGGACCTTGCCCACCCCAGCTGTCAGATCGCGGATCCACCAAGCGAACGCCAGAGCGGACGCCTCCCTGGCGCACTTTGACGGGATAGTGCTCAACGCTCTTCGTGAGGTCGAAACCAGCCTGACAACCTATGGGCGCGACCTTGACCGCCACGCCCGCCTAGAATTGGCGCGAAACATGGCCGTCAAGGCGCGGGACGATGCGCAGATTCTCTATAGCGCCGGCCGCACTCCGCTGCTGGACCTGCTTGATGCCCAGCGAGCAGCTGCCGAAGCCGAAGTCGTGCTGGCGGCGTCAAAGGCTCGGATCGCCGACGATCAGGTGTCCCTGTTCCTCGCCCTAGGCGGAGGCTGGGAACAGGGAGAAAGTTGA
- a CDS encoding DEAD/DEAH box helicase family protein, translating to MSEPFLDARRLLLGPWRAFERDVARLLICNGFDDVRIVGGAGDKGADVLGVKAGQLWVIQCKFTTNGYPSPSAVDEVGDAARYYGAERIYVATSRRAGPAMQTATRRWAALGLEIGILEPATLLEMARRSPEYPPRRRDLRDYQDEAVEQFVGALRETGRAQAVLATGLGKTVVLAESVAQMFRDEAIPHGRALVLAGTRELVDQLQRAFWDQLPTWVGTHRLMGGEQPSDWDGITFATVQSAVSRLDDLPDFGLLLIDEAHHVGSESFARVTDRLADAMIGGVTATPWRGDGYDIDHLLGPAVIRIGIAEGLKRGFLCEADYRLLADNIDWEFVRNSSRNSYSLNQLNKLLLLPTRDEEAARSIRATFDTERRRSAIVFCSSVTHAHSFAGTLRLFGFKAEAITGEMSGRERDRLMTAFRKGSIDVITTRDLFNEGVDVPDVDMIVFMRVTHSRRIFVQQLGRGLRISPNKDKVVVIDFVSDLRRLAEVVELEKAVRGDVERLRMPGVIQFRDESAGSFMLDWMKDQADLFTREGDPTLELPAFDFPPVPPSGAVQ from the coding sequence ATGAGCGAGCCCTTCCTCGACGCGCGGCGCTTGTTGCTTGGCCCGTGGCGCGCGTTCGAGCGTGACGTGGCCCGCCTGTTGATCTGCAACGGCTTCGACGATGTGCGCATCGTGGGCGGCGCGGGGGATAAGGGCGCCGATGTGCTGGGCGTGAAGGCCGGCCAACTCTGGGTCATCCAGTGCAAGTTCACAACCAATGGATATCCCTCTCCCTCCGCCGTCGATGAGGTCGGCGACGCAGCGCGCTATTACGGCGCGGAGCGGATCTATGTCGCGACCAGTCGTCGCGCTGGCCCCGCGATGCAGACGGCGACGCGCCGCTGGGCAGCGCTTGGGTTGGAGATCGGCATCCTCGAGCCGGCCACCTTGTTGGAGATGGCGCGCCGCAGCCCAGAATATCCGCCGCGACGCCGGGACCTGCGCGATTATCAGGACGAGGCGGTTGAGCAGTTCGTCGGCGCGCTGCGGGAGACCGGGCGAGCGCAGGCCGTGCTGGCGACTGGTCTTGGCAAGACTGTGGTGCTCGCCGAGAGCGTGGCCCAGATGTTCAGGGATGAAGCGATACCCCATGGGCGCGCGCTGGTCCTCGCCGGCACCCGAGAGCTTGTGGATCAGCTCCAACGCGCGTTCTGGGATCAGCTTCCCACTTGGGTCGGGACGCATCGCCTGATGGGAGGCGAGCAGCCCAGCGACTGGGACGGGATCACCTTCGCGACGGTTCAAAGCGCGGTTTCGCGCCTAGACGATCTGCCTGATTTCGGGCTTTTGCTGATCGACGAGGCGCATCATGTCGGCTCGGAAAGCTTCGCGCGGGTGACTGACCGATTGGCGGACGCGATGATTGGCGGGGTCACCGCGACGCCATGGCGTGGCGATGGCTATGATATCGATCATCTGCTGGGCCCCGCTGTGATTCGGATCGGAATCGCGGAGGGTTTGAAGCGTGGCTTCCTATGTGAGGCGGACTATCGGCTGCTCGCAGATAACATTGACTGGGAGTTCGTGCGCAACAGCTCACGCAACAGCTACTCGCTCAACCAGCTCAACAAGTTGCTCTTGCTGCCGACGCGGGACGAGGAGGCCGCGCGATCGATACGCGCCACATTCGACACGGAGCGCCGGAGGAGCGCGATCGTCTTCTGCTCATCCGTCACGCACGCTCACAGCTTCGCCGGCACGCTACGCCTGTTCGGCTTCAAGGCGGAGGCCATCACCGGTGAAATGTCGGGCCGTGAGCGGGACCGCCTGATGACCGCGTTCCGCAAGGGCTCGATTGATGTCATCACCACGCGCGACCTGTTCAACGAGGGCGTCGATGTGCCGGATGTTGATATGATCGTGTTCATGCGGGTTACCCACAGCCGGCGCATTTTCGTCCAACAACTCGGGCGTGGGCTGCGCATCAGCCCGAACAAGGACAAGGTGGTGGTGATCGACTTCGTCAGCGACCTCCGGCGGCTCGCAGAGGTGGTCGAGCTGGAGAAGGCAGTGCGTGGTGATGTCGAGCGCCTTCGGATGCCTGGAGTGATCCAGTTCCGTGACGAGAGCGCGGGTAGTTTCATGCTGGACTGGATGAAGGATCAGGCGGATCTGTTCACGCGCGAGGGAGATCCGACCCTTGAGCTGCCCGCCTTCGACTTTCCGCCAGTGCCGCCAAGCGGGGCGGTCCAATGA
- a CDS encoding PIN-like domain-containing protein, with protein sequence MRDRFKGWYPKDASALATLWDHALFVPDANVLLHCIRHPAPVRDELLRVFETLRESLWIPHQVGLEFHRNRLDVEIGAEDAYEKLIADYDSALNQARERLRQMRAHPVIDGAAELAAIDTFLTGFRARMNNARGDHPKMEIAAAITKLTELLEGRVGERWPPERLASLKKEGEDRYARKVPPGYKDAKKDGDGDKFGDLIIWRDMIDKAKAEGRPVIFISDDVKEDWWWLHRGRKLGPRPELVEEFSAGSGQDFHIYEFMNFLRVAGDRHPEIKKTVEVVAQSLRDDERARRRQRNADEAAALRDRISDLEDERERVVQALSGTPGTEFDRKTMDRNSLRARLEQLNAELRRLNDAPGVHDDTDDDEGEK encoded by the coding sequence ATGAGGGATCGCTTCAAGGGATGGTATCCGAAGGACGCCAGCGCGCTCGCCACCCTATGGGACCACGCGCTGTTCGTTCCTGACGCGAATGTCCTCTTGCATTGCATCCGGCATCCCGCGCCGGTGCGTGACGAACTCTTGCGGGTGTTCGAAACCTTGCGCGAGTCGCTGTGGATTCCGCACCAGGTGGGTCTCGAGTTTCATCGCAATCGGCTGGATGTCGAGATTGGCGCGGAGGATGCTTATGAAAAGCTGATCGCCGACTATGACAGCGCATTGAATCAAGCGCGCGAGAGATTGCGACAGATGCGCGCGCACCCGGTCATCGATGGTGCCGCTGAACTGGCGGCGATCGACACCTTCCTGACCGGGTTCCGTGCGCGAATGAACAATGCGCGCGGCGACCACCCCAAGATGGAGATCGCGGCCGCGATCACAAAGCTGACGGAATTGCTTGAGGGCCGTGTCGGCGAACGCTGGCCGCCGGAGCGACTGGCCTCCCTCAAGAAGGAGGGCGAGGACCGCTACGCCAGAAAAGTCCCGCCAGGGTACAAGGACGCCAAGAAGGACGGCGATGGCGACAAATTTGGCGACCTGATCATCTGGCGTGACATGATCGACAAGGCAAAGGCAGAGGGGCGGCCCGTCATCTTCATATCCGATGACGTGAAGGAGGATTGGTGGTGGCTTCATCGCGGCCGCAAGCTCGGTCCGCGACCTGAACTGGTCGAGGAGTTCAGCGCTGGCTCGGGGCAGGATTTCCACATCTATGAGTTCATGAACTTCCTGCGCGTTGCTGGTGATCGACATCCGGAGATCAAGAAAACGGTCGAGGTTGTCGCGCAAAGCCTTCGAGACGACGAGCGCGCGCGTCGCCGCCAGCGCAACGCCGACGAGGCGGCGGCTCTGCGCGACAGGATCTCTGATCTCGAGGATGAGCGCGAGCGTGTCGTACAGGCGCTTTCTGGAACGCCGGGTACCGAGTTCGATCGGAAGACCATGGATCGAAACTCGCTTCGGGCTAGGCTGGAGCAGCTGAACGCAGAACTTCGCCGCTTGAATGACGCCCCTGGCGTTCATGACGACACGGATGACGACGAGGGCGAAAAATGA
- a CDS encoding DUF1656 domain-containing protein, with amino-acid sequence MIEEIHFGGIYVPAALATAVLSALLVYVLRTPMQRLTFYRLLWQPALFDLAVFVLLWWGLSAGADLTPHFWFMS; translated from the coding sequence GTGATCGAGGAAATTCACTTCGGTGGCATCTATGTGCCCGCCGCCCTCGCCACTGCGGTCTTGTCGGCCCTGCTGGTATATGTCCTGCGCACGCCGATGCAGCGCCTCACATTCTATCGGCTCCTTTGGCAACCCGCCCTGTTTGACCTCGCCGTCTTTGTCCTCCTGTGGTGGGGATTGAGCGCGGGAGCAGACCTCACCCCTCACTTCTGGTTCATGTCTTGA
- a CDS encoding efflux RND transporter periplasmic adaptor subunit: protein MLSRHHLARSIATFFVILAILGGIYALWQRYQVDPVTRDGKVRADMVPVSADVGGLVTEMRVIDNQSVRKGDVLFVVDRPRYQLALEQAEATLMNKRASLAQSIREDRRNSVIREVIAAETVEQGLTRTDELRAEVAQAVAARNLARFNLERTLVRAPVDGVVTNTTLQPGVYVVVGKPVLALVYGKTLRVEGYFEETKLPAIQVGDQASIYIMGVADEIHGRVHSIAGGIEDRERGGADGQYADVKPNFDWVRLPQRIPVRIEIENKPANVRLIPGQTATVVIHPRADARKIRRSLPW, encoded by the coding sequence ATGCTTTCCCGACACCATCTTGCGCGTTCGATCGCGACGTTTTTTGTCATCCTCGCCATTCTTGGCGGGATCTACGCGCTGTGGCAGCGCTATCAGGTGGATCCAGTGACGCGTGACGGCAAAGTCCGTGCCGACATGGTGCCCGTGTCTGCCGATGTCGGCGGACTCGTCACCGAAATGCGGGTCATAGATAACCAATCCGTACGTAAGGGCGACGTGCTGTTCGTCGTCGATCGGCCGCGCTACCAACTCGCCCTCGAACAGGCGGAAGCAACCCTGATGAACAAGCGCGCTTCGCTCGCGCAGTCGATTCGCGAGGATCGCCGTAACAGCGTGATCCGCGAGGTGATTGCCGCAGAGACGGTTGAACAGGGACTTACTCGGACCGACGAACTCAGGGCAGAGGTGGCGCAGGCGGTTGCCGCCCGAAACCTCGCCCGCTTCAACCTCGAGCGCACCCTGGTCCGCGCGCCGGTTGACGGGGTCGTCACCAATACGACTTTGCAGCCCGGCGTCTATGTCGTTGTCGGCAAGCCTGTTCTGGCCCTTGTATATGGAAAGACCCTCAGAGTTGAGGGGTATTTCGAGGAGACCAAGCTGCCGGCCATCCAGGTCGGCGATCAGGCGAGCATCTACATCATGGGCGTCGCGGACGAAATCCATGGTCGCGTCCACAGCATCGCCGGCGGCATCGAAGACCGCGAGCGTGGCGGGGCCGACGGCCAGTACGCCGATGTGAAACCGAACTTCGACTGGGTCCGGCTGCCCCAGCGCATCCCGGTCCGGATCGAGATCGAAAACAAGCCGGCGAATGTGCGACTGATCCCGGGACAAACGGCAACGGTCGTGATCCATCCACGCGCCGACGCACGCAAGATCCGCAGGAGTCTGCCATGGTAA
- a CDS encoding ATP-binding protein: MSQDQELDLTPAPRVLQMLGEINLEVWRCLAELIDNSIDGFIDAARADQPIDRPQVSVAIPTTNSESSRIQVTDNGPGMSIDTLENALRAGWSGNDALSKLGLFGMGFNIATARMGMVTEVWTTRAGDPEWVGVRIDLNELRSTGNYRVPRQTRPKTDPARHGTDITITRLKPEQRAYLAKANNRSTIRKHLARAYSSLLSTSEVGTIRLEVSNSRINPLRPCVWSAERSVELTDGTIVNAVESFDVPLAPRRFCNHCMRTLASDEESCPTGGDSCAVVETPRRLRGWVGLQRYLDKSEFGLDLIRNGRKIEIGNKDLFNWSDGDSVEVEYPIDDPRSRGRFIGEIHLDHCQVSYTKNRFERDDPAWAEMVRVVRGDGPLRPNAARQLGHTDNHSPLYKLFQAFRRSSPQGKNGLWSRVLVVQDNDRAQQMAAEFAKDEVEFLSDERWWQLIEEQDRRILGDGPNAPPPPVPDGFLGDASPPDPPTDENPREEAAPSPAPPPPARRPVHELSRRYVHPTFRVEYDIQAFAVEPGDPDLPPGQPWIVRLEDVSTRTYAYLFDATHEIFRSTTMTPLDAMLVELTHRTIEFLRGQSMEATTGAVLADFRSVYSVDTRLDAQEIIGLATNAIADLCRAVSALIPSADAVPIHDELVERDRAAMARRMAGRGVPDPRALIEDGRSWDYADGATVRGLFNRRPELFLDGRYWDEPHQAIDFGDPEITAEARQATVARYDAYLGDVIWLSEQTPAEIERASRDAIIRATCSLRLLRPDVAV, from the coding sequence ATGTCACAGGATCAGGAACTCGACCTCACGCCCGCGCCGCGCGTCCTTCAGATGCTTGGCGAGATCAATCTCGAGGTGTGGCGTTGTCTCGCCGAATTGATCGACAATTCCATCGATGGCTTCATCGACGCGGCGCGCGCCGACCAGCCAATCGACCGGCCGCAGGTCAGCGTCGCCATTCCCACGACCAACAGCGAGAGCTCCCGGATCCAGGTCACCGACAATGGTCCCGGCATGTCGATCGACACGCTCGAGAACGCGCTGAGGGCGGGCTGGTCGGGCAATGACGCGCTGTCGAAGCTCGGCCTTTTCGGCATGGGCTTCAACATCGCAACCGCTCGCATGGGCATGGTGACCGAGGTCTGGACCACGCGCGCCGGGGACCCCGAATGGGTCGGAGTTCGGATCGATCTCAATGAGTTGCGCTCGACTGGCAACTACCGCGTCCCGCGACAGACCAGACCAAAGACGGACCCAGCTCGTCACGGCACCGACATCACGATCACGCGGCTCAAGCCCGAGCAGCGCGCCTATCTCGCGAAGGCGAATAATCGCTCGACGATCCGCAAGCACCTCGCGCGCGCCTATTCCTCGCTATTGAGCACATCCGAGGTCGGGACCATCCGCCTCGAGGTCTCGAATTCCCGGATCAACCCGCTCAGGCCATGCGTGTGGAGCGCGGAGCGCTCGGTGGAATTGACCGACGGCACGATCGTCAACGCGGTCGAGAGCTTCGACGTGCCGCTCGCGCCACGCCGATTCTGCAACCACTGCATGCGAACCCTCGCCAGCGACGAGGAGAGCTGCCCGACCGGCGGTGACAGCTGCGCGGTGGTGGAGACGCCGCGACGGCTTCGCGGCTGGGTGGGCTTGCAACGCTATCTCGATAAGAGCGAGTTCGGTCTCGACCTCATCCGCAATGGCCGCAAGATCGAGATTGGCAACAAGGATCTATTCAACTGGTCTGACGGCGACAGCGTTGAGGTGGAATATCCCATCGACGATCCGCGAAGCCGTGGTCGCTTCATCGGGGAGATCCACCTCGACCATTGCCAGGTGAGCTACACCAAGAACCGCTTCGAGCGCGATGATCCGGCATGGGCCGAGATGGTCCGGGTCGTTCGCGGGGATGGGCCGCTCCGCCCGAACGCCGCGCGGCAGCTGGGCCACACCGACAATCACAGTCCGCTCTACAAGCTGTTTCAGGCGTTCCGCCGCAGCAGCCCGCAGGGCAAGAACGGCCTGTGGTCCCGCGTCCTCGTCGTGCAGGATAATGACCGGGCGCAGCAGATGGCCGCCGAGTTCGCCAAGGACGAGGTCGAATTTCTGTCCGACGAGCGCTGGTGGCAGCTGATCGAGGAACAGGATCGCCGCATTCTGGGCGATGGTCCCAACGCGCCGCCCCCGCCAGTGCCGGACGGGTTCCTCGGCGACGCCTCGCCGCCAGATCCGCCAACTGACGAAAATCCGCGCGAGGAGGCAGCACCCTCGCCCGCGCCCCCGCCGCCCGCGCGTCGCCCCGTCCACGAGTTGTCGCGCCGCTATGTCCATCCTACCTTCCGTGTCGAATATGACATTCAAGCGTTCGCGGTGGAGCCGGGAGATCCTGACCTCCCACCGGGTCAGCCTTGGATCGTGCGGCTGGAGGATGTGTCGACACGGACCTACGCCTATCTGTTCGACGCTACCCACGAGATATTCCGCTCGACCACGATGACCCCGCTCGACGCGATGCTCGTGGAGCTCACGCATCGAACGATCGAGTTCCTCCGCGGGCAGAGCATGGAGGCGACGACGGGCGCCGTGCTGGCGGACTTCCGCTCGGTCTACAGCGTGGACACGCGGCTGGACGCACAGGAGATCATCGGCCTCGCCACCAACGCCATCGCCGACCTGTGCCGCGCGGTGAGCGCGCTCATTCCATCGGCCGACGCTGTCCCCATCCATGACGAATTGGTCGAGCGCGACCGGGCGGCGATGGCGCGCAGGATGGCCGGTCGCGGCGTTCCCGACCCTCGCGCTCTGATCGAGGACGGGCGCTCCTGGGACTACGCCGATGGCGCCACGGTGCGAGGCCTCTTTAATCGCCGCCCCGAGCTGTTTCTCGACGGACGCTATTGGGACGAGCCGCATCAGGCGATCGACTTTGGCGATCCCGAGATCACCGCCGAGGCTCGGCAGGCGACGGTCGCGCGCTACGATGCCTATCTCGGCGATGTGATCTGGCTGTCCGAGCAGACCCCGGCCGAGATAGAACGCGCCTCCCGGGACGCGATTATCAGGGCGACCTGCTCCCTGCGCCTTCTGCGTCCCGACGTCGCGGTCTGA